Proteins from one Cytophagia bacterium CHB2 genomic window:
- a CDS encoding 4Fe-4S dicluster domain-containing protein: MPYIITEPCIGLVDGTCRDLCPVNCIYLPEETRLPHDLRLNKMYVNPGECIECDACRDICPVGAIYREDQVPQQWQAYVAAEYAAFV, translated from the coding sequence ATGCCATATATTATCACAGAACCTTGCATTGGCCTCGTCGATGGCACCTGCCGCGACCTTTGCCCGGTCAATTGCATTTATCTGCCGGAAGAAACTCGATTGCCGCACGATCTCCGGCTCAACAAGATGTATGTGAATCCCGGAGAGTGTATCGAATGCGACGCCTGTCGTGACATTTGTCCGGTGGGCGCGATTTATCGCGAAGATCAGGTGCCGCAACAGTGGCAAGCTTATGTTGCGGCGGAATATGCCGCATTTGTGTGA